The Palleronia sp. THAF1 genome contains the following window.
CTCATGCTGAACATGGTTGAGGCTCAGTTCGTCACGCCATCCGCGATCGGTCGCACAATGCAGGTGAACCCGTTGCTGGTGTTCTTGGCGCTGGTGTTCTTCCTGTGGCTATGGGGACCAATTGGCGGCTTCGTCGCCATTCCGTTGCTGCTATGGGCGCTGACACTGACCCGCGAAATCAGCAATACACGAAGGGACTTGCGCGACGAAGTAGATGCCGCGTCTTAACTGTCACCGAACATATGCTTTACATAATCATGATTACTGGACTTATAGAACTCGAACGGGTGCGCGCTGTTGAATAGCGTTGGGCTTGCCAAAGCAGCCCCCCCGCGCCACCACGGCACTGCAACTGATGAAGGTCTCTGCAATGCCGCGTATCCTGATCCTGAATGGTCCGAACCTGAACCTCTTGGGCAAGCGCCAACCCGACATCTACGGCCACGAGACGCTGGACGATGTGATCGCCGATTGTCGAACGCTGGGCGCCGAACTGGGTTTGGAGATCAACGCGCAGCAGTCGAACCACGAAGGCGCATTGGTCGATCTGATCCAGGCCGCGCGGCAGGATGCGGATGGTATCGTCATCAATCCCGGCGCTTACTCCCATACGTCCATCGCGATCCTGGATGCGCTCAACGCCTTCGACGGGCGTGTGATCGAGGTGCACATCTCGAACATTCACGCGCGAGAGGCGTTTCGCCATCATTCGCATGTTTCGGCGCGCGCCGACGCTGTGATCGCCGGATGCGGCACGCAGGGCTACGCCTTCGCGCTGCACCGGTTGGCGAAATTGCTGAGCTGAACCTGACCTGATGACAAATGAAAAAGGGCGCCCCGACCGGAGCGCCCTTCCCTGTTTGTGGTCTGGCGGGTGTTAGCCCTTTGCGGCCTTGGCCACCTCGGCCGCGAAGTCTTCCTTCTCGACCGTGATGCCTTCGCCGACTTCCATGCGCACGAAGCCGGTGA
Protein-coding sequences here:
- the aroQ gene encoding type II 3-dehydroquinate dehydratase, yielding MPRILILNGPNLNLLGKRQPDIYGHETLDDVIADCRTLGAELGLEINAQQSNHEGALVDLIQAARQDADGIVINPGAYSHTSIAILDALNAFDGRVIEVHISNIHAREAFRHHSHVSARADAVIAGCGTQGYAFALHRLAKLLS